The region GAAAGTAAGCTTCAGGAAAACATAAAATTTATAATAAACTCCCTTGAAAATTCCTTAAGTTCAGAGGAGTTTGGCAGTAAGCTTTTAAGCAATTCACTTTTTATTCAGCTTATAATATATTTAAATAGGGTTCATTTAAGTCATAAGTATCTGGGAGGTAAGGAAGCTCTTGAATATGACAGACAAATTGAAAAAATATTAAAGTACATAAATTCAAATTTAGGAGAGGAGCTTTCTATAGAAAATTTGGCTCAAAGATTTTATATGAGTAAGTATTATCTTATGCACAAGTTTAAGGAAGAAACGGGTTATACCCTGCATAACTATGTAATGCAAAAAAGGCTCCTAATGTCAAAGGATATTATAAAGAGCGGCGAAACTATTACAGCAGCTTATGAACAATGCGGTTTTAATGATTATTCTTGTTTTTTTCGCGCCTTTAAAAAAATGTTCAATAAGTCACCTAGAGAATTTGCAAAAGAGTATATAATCTAAAAAAATAACTTTAAATACATGTACTCATGTTTTAACTGGTAATAAGATATAAAAATGAGAAAACGAGTATTAATTGCAGTATAAAGTAAAATATTCACAAATACTAAGAAAATAATGATTTTATTAGCTTGACACAGAGGGGCATTATGTAATATAATGTTTCTTGTCGGCAGCGACAGAATATAGAAATCACGGTAAAATTAAATATAGGGGTATAGCTCAATTGGTAGAGTAGCGGTCTCCAAAACCGTTTGCTGTGGGTTCAAGTCCTACTACCCCTGCCAAATTAAAGTTTAGGTGTCTCAATGGTGTTTGAGGCACTTTTTATTTTTTGGAATTTTGGATGATATAGCATGCTTTGAAGTAGGCAAAGGTGAGAAAGTCTAAATAATACATGATTTTGCCTCATAAGGTTATTAGTATCCTAATAAATAATAAGGAGGAATAAAATGGCAGCGTTTGTGTTATTATTGAAAGAATATGAGGATGAAAATATAGTAGTATATAAGTTTGGACCTAATGAGGAGAGTATGGGTAAAATAGAATTAAATAAAAAGACTAAGATGTTTAATGAGTTGGAATCTGTTCCGGATTCTGGTCATTCATCACAATTTTATTTTGATAGGGCAGCCCAACGATTGGCTAGATGCTTCATTAAAGAAGGAGGAAAATTTCCTAATAGGACAACATTTGAATCTTAGCAAAATAAATTAATTTAAATAATGAATAAATTAAGCTTAATACATAAATTCAATTCTATGATAGGATTGCTCATCTTAACATTAGAATAGGAGTTGATTTTTTAGCATTTTTGATTATACATGTAGATGAAAATTTTGTGCCTACTAAAATGAGGTGATGTAATGAGAGTAAAGTGCATAGAAAATAGCAATAAATTACCTAATATAACTGTAAGTAAAATATATACAGTGTATGAAGGTGAATTTATAACAATCAGTAAAGAAAAACATTATGTTATGCTTAAAATTGAAGATGATTATGGAAGTGTAATTCCATATGATGCAGGATATTTTAAAATTATTTCTGATAAAAATACTAATTATGTTGAAACTAAAATAGCAGAGAACAAATATAAGTTTACGCATAAATTTATTTCATATGATTTTTTTGGGTCAATGTTATATGATGGAGTAGGTACTTCTTTAGATGATTTTTCGGAGGCTAAAAAAGATATATATAAACTAGAAATGAGCAAAGAAGAAATGCATGAAATAATAAAAGGAGATAATGAAGATGAAAGAGATTTCATACTAGAGTTAGCAATAGAAGTAAGGAATGATTGCTTTGCTGAAGATGTTATTAGGTTGTGTCATAAACAATTGAATGAATGGAAAATGGATAAAAGCTTGGAAACATCATTTTTGTATTTGAGTAATTTTAAGAATGATTGTGTAAATGATTTTTTTATTGAATATCTATCTGAAAATGAAAAAGGAAATGAAAAATTAGATAAAATAGTAATTGACTATTTCGATAATTAAGGAGGAATAGATCAATAGTGCGTAAAGGATATAAACAAAATATTTGAACTATAATAAACAAACAAGAACATAATCTTATAGAGGATAACAAGTTAAAAAAATATATAGCAGAAAGATCACGAGTTGAAAAATTAAAAACTTGTGGTCTTTTTTATTATGCTTCAAACAGAACTCATCAAATTAATAACACTGCTTCTTGAAAAGTATATATAAAATATTTACTTTTTATATATATAATATATTATATGATATAATTTAGTAAAAAAGGAGGAGCTATAATGAGAAAAAAATTAAGCTGCCTATTAATGATTTTTATAATGTTTTTAACTATACAAGGGACATCAGATGTTTTAGCAGATGAACTTCAAAACGTTAAGCTTAACAATTACAATGCTACTTCTAAAACTGCTGATGTTACCATGCCAAACTCAAAGGAGAATGATGATATTTATGACAAGGCTCTTTTAATTGGACGATTTGATACAAGTGATCCTGCAGGTCCAAAGTTTGCATGGAGTAATACTACAATTAAAGCTAAGTTTAAAGGAACTGGAATAAGCGTGAATTTTAAGATAATAGGTGATAACTGGTTTGATGTAATAATTGATGGCCAGTTAAAAACACCAATTTATGTAAGTGAAACTACAGCATTTCCTATGACCTTAGCCTCGGGACTAAAAAATGAAAAACATACCTTGGAGTTAGTTAAAAGAACTGAGGCCTTTTGGGGTGAAGTACAATTTTTAGGGCTTACTGTTACAGATGGAAAATTGCTTGATCCACCAACTCCGTCCTCTAGGCGCATAATGTTTATTGGTGATTCAATTACTTGTGGATATGGAGATGAAGGCACTGATCCAAAACAAAAAGCCCAAGAGGAACATGAAAACTCTAATTTAGCTTATGGAGCTTTAACTGCTAAAAATCTAGGTGCAGATTCTATGATTATCGGTTGGTCAGGAATAGGAATACTTCGTGATTGTGATGGACACTCTTCAAATGTAATGCCTAAGCGCTATGACACAATAGTACCTTATACCTCAAATAAACTTTGGGACTCTAACAAGTGGACTCCTAAGGTAATAGTTATTAATCTTGGTACAAATGACTTTAGTGTTGACCCAAAAGTAAGTTCACCAATTCCAGATAAAACAGCCTTTACATCAGCATACTCAGCTTTTTTAGATCATATAAGAAGTCAGTATCCTAAGGCATACATTTATTGTGCAATTGGACCTATGCTATCAGGCGACAAGCTTAAAATTCAACGAGAGTACGTTAGAGATATGGTTAGATCAAGAAAATCAGCTGGTGACAACAGAATTCATTTTATTGAGTTCCCTATTCAAAATCCACACAATGGTTATGGTGAGGAGCACCATCCTAGTTTAAAAACTCATGCATTAATGGCTAGCCAGCTTACTGAACAAATTAAAGATGATTTGGGTTGGTAAATCTTAATTAGATTTTACAATGGAATTATATAATATTAAAAGTTGCAGCTGACTTAATTCCCGCTGCAATTTTTGCATAAATATATTATAATGATAAAATATATAACAAAATGCTTTTTTTATGAAAAACACCATAAGTATGAAGGGAATGTAGAAATGGATAGTACACAAAGCGATAATGAAAACTTGCTTGTAATTGGAGCTACTAATACACCTTGGCAGGTCGATTAAGCTTTAAGACGTCCGGGTAGATTTGATAGAATATTGTTTATTCAACCTCCAGATTTTAAGGCTAGAGTAGAAATATTAAAACTTTACTTGAAAGACAAGCCATGTGAAGGAATAGAATATAAACGTATAGCTAAAAAACTTGTAAAGTACTCTGGTGCGGATATAAAGGCAATATGTGATGTGGCAAGTGAAAATGTAATAAAGATAGCTATGGCTAAGGGGAAAATAATTCCTATTACAACAAAAGACATAAATGAGGCTATAAAACAAGTTAAGCCTTCTACACTAGAGTGGCTCAGTACTGCTGAAAATTATGCTACATATAGTAATCAAAGTGGAATATATGATGACATAATAGATTATTTAAAGTCAGCTAATTAAAAATTTATGTATGCTACAGGTTGTAAGTTTGGTAGGTTCAAATCCTATTATCACTATCCAATTAAAGTTTAGGTGTCTCAAATGTTTGAGGCACTTTTTATTTTTCAGAATTTTATAAAGGATATATAAATTAAGTTGAAAAGTGAAAATGAATTAAAAAGAAATGAATGAATATAGGGAAAAAACTTTTTATGATAGAAAAAACAGAAAAGATACATATTTAAAATAATATTGATTTTACAATGTAAAAAGGTTAACATGTAATAAAGAGGAACTTATACAATATAAAGTTAATAAAATTTTTATTATATATATTTGGAATTTTTAGTATGATTCAAAGTTATCATTAATGCAATGTTTAGTACTTAATGTTTAAATATCTTATTAAATAAATTTTGAATCAACTACATTATATAGAGTTTTTATTGTAATGATTAGAATAAAATATTATGCAGCTAGGTAAGGTTGGTCTATTAATGTTATTCTTGATTAACTTTACATATGCCGTACACAATTCCCTAAACATTTATTTCTATTACTATTTGTGTTGCGGCGGCAGTGGCGAGATGGAGGTTAATATGAAATTATTTTGTTTACCGTACGCTGGTGGATCTAAGTCTATATATTATAAATGGAAAAATCAAGTTGATCACAATATAAAACTGAAACCGATAGAATTAAAAGGTAGAGGAGTTAGATATGGTGAAGGTTTTTATACTGATTTTGAAGAGGCGGTTAATGACATATATTCAAAAATAAAGGATGAAATTATAGATGATGAATATGCAATCTTTGGACATAGTATGGGAAGTTTATTAGCTTTTGAGCTTTATTATAAAATTGTTGATAGTGGTGGGAAAATACCAGAACATATATTTTTTTCAGGATATGCAGCACCACACTGTGCTAGAATAAAAAAACCAATACATAATTTACCTGATGATGAATTTATGGATGAAGTTATAAAACTTGGAGGGACACCAATTGAAGTGGTTCAAAACGATGAACTGTGTAAATTAGTAACTCCTATATTAAAAAATGATTTTAGAATATTAGAATTATATGAATATAAGAATAGAAGTAATCCAATAGAATGCGATATAACTGTTTTAAATGGAAGTAAAGATACATTAACCTTTGAGGAATTAAATGGATGGAAGATGCATTCGTTAAAAAATACAAGAATACTTACATTCGAAGGGAATCATTTTTTCATTAATAATAATATGAAAAAAATTATAAATTTAATTGAAACTACCCTATTATAAGGTAATAAAATTGTTATTTATTGATTATGAGGAGAAAATTATATAAATGAAAATTAAAAGAAAGAAAGTTGATTTTAATTTAAGTAAGGAGAGGTTTAATTATTTTCTTACGTTCATGAGCAAGGAAGAAAAAGATAAAATATTAAAATATAGAAGATATGAAGATTCTTTAAGATCATTATATGGAAAGTTAATGCTTAAGGATATTTTAAATTTAGATAAAATTCAATTGAAGTATAATAAATGGGGAAAACCTGAGCTTATGAATAATAGTAGAATACATTTTAATATTTCACATTCTAGTGAGTGGGTAATTGTTGGAATTGCAGCGAAGCCTATAGGGGTTGATATACAAAAAATTGATAAAATTGATTTATCAATAGCGAAAAGTTGTTTTTCTAAAGATGAGAATGAATATATTTTATCCTTACCTTCAGATGAGCAAAAAGATGCTTTTTTTAAATTATGGACTCTTAAAGAAGCATTTATAAAAGCAAAGGGGATGGGATTATATATGCCATTAGATTCATTTACTATAAAAATGTTAAATAATAAACCTGTATTACATAGTGATAAAAATGAGAAATGCCAATTATCTGTTCAGCGAGTAGAAAATGATTATTATATGTCTGCATGTGTATTAGAAGAATAAAATTGGAGTTAATATAAAATGAATAAATATGATTTCTTTAAGGTTGTTGAACTGATAACGAATTCAAACATTTCATATATTGAATTAAAAACAGACAGTTTGCATATAAAAGCATTAAAGGAAGATTGTAATAAGAAATTTTATAGTAATCTAAAAATAGGTGATGAAATTTGTTGTACTAAAGAAAAGTCTAGTATTATACAGATAAAATCGTTATATGTTGGTGTGATAAATATTTTTAAGGGTGAGACAAGTGATGAATATATAAAGGCAGGAAGTAAAGTTAAAAAAGGTCAAATATTAGGTAGTATTATGTTTTTAAAAATACCAATAAATGTAGTGTCACCGATTGATGGTATAGTAACAGAAGTACTCGCTAAAAATAATGAAATAGTCGAATATGGACAAGTACTTTTCAAGATAAAAAAAATATAGATTGCTGTTAACTCAAAAAACGTTGTTGTATGGTCCAATACCTAAGGTAAAAGCAAAATTATAGTAATAGACTGTCGTCAAGTATTATTTTGAAAGACATTGGCAGTCTATTACTATAACTTTATATGATTTTGTAATTAGAATATTCTTTTAGCTATAGAATACCCTCTTATAGGAACAAGCCTTACATATGCTCCAGTATGAGGGGATTCTATCATTTGTCCATTCCCTGCAAATATAGCTACATGGGAAGGAACAGACGTAGAACCAAAGAATAATAGATCACCTGGTTGTAAATCTGTAACAACACGACCACATTTAACTTGATCTCCTGTATAATGTGGGAGACTTATTCCAAAGTGTGCATAACAGTATAGTACTAATCCAGAGCAATCAAAACCACTAGGAGTAATTCCTCCATATACGTATGGAACACCTATGAATTGTTCTGCATATCTTACTAGCTGTTCTCCTAACGAAGTCGGAGTTCCCACGGTAATAGTAACTTCAGAGTATGTTTTAGAATTATCGTTTCCGATAGCCCAAACCCTCAAAGTATGATCCCCATCAGGGAGATACATAGAATAATCATATCCAGAATAATCAGCACCTGGGTATTCTGGATACTCTTGTTTAACATCAGGCCTTGGAAGTCCAAAGTGGTCTCCATTAACTAAAGTTTTTTTCCATTTGCCATCAACATATATGTCAATTGCTTTTATACCAGAAGCATTTAATCCCCAACCTCTCAATCTTATTTCAGAGTTAGTGGGGAATGCTTGTCCATTAGAAATTTCCAGATATGTTCTAGGAATTAAGCTATCGGCTTTAGAACTCATGGATGGTGCGATAAACGCAAAAGCTATTAAAAAGAATAGTAAACTAATAATTTTTTTTGTCTTTTTCATTGCTTCTTTGACCTCTTTTCTTTTTTTATATACATTACATTTACATTATATACAAAAACAAGAAAATGTCAAATAATAACATTAGATACAATTATGGAAATATTATACTATGAATAGGAAAAACAAATAATATTGAAATGTGAATTTTAAATTATATTTTAACTATGGTTGATAATATTTAAATGTAGGATTTTGTAATTAAAGTTTTTTTACACCAAACATACTTATTACACCGCACACAATTGTGCTAATGATTATGATACTCCATGACATAATTATAAGTATAAAAGATGGAGCTATAAAATTCATGAATATTGATGCAGTATAAGAGACTACTTTTATGTATGCAAAATTGTATACAAAATAAATTGCTGCTACTGCTGCAACCCCTCCTAAAAAACCAATTATCATTCCTTCGAAAATGAACGGCCACCTAATAAACCAATCTGTTGCACCAAGAGATTTTATTATACTTATTTCTTCACGTCTTGAATATATGGAAAGTTTCATTGTGTTATTAATTAAGATAAGAGATACTACTGAAAATATTAGAAAAAGAGCTGCTTCTATCCATTTAGCCAATTTAGTAATTGATAATAATTTTTCTACGTTATTTTCACTGTGAGTAATTTCAGTTACACCTTTTAAGGGGTCAATTTTAAAAACTATATTAGAAATGTCATCTGGTTTGTCTACTTTAATTATATATGAATTTGCTATTTCATTGTTATTCTCAGAATTAGCTAATAGATCCTTAGCTTTTATGCCTGTCTTCTTTTCTAGATAGGCTAAAGCTTTTGATTTACTTTGAAAAGTAACATCATTTACATCATCAGCTTCTTTTATTGTACTGTATATTTTTTGCTGTTCTTCTGCTGTTATGTCATTACTTAAAAAGACCTGTACTTTAGGTTCGGAATAAAAATCATTAATTCCAATTTTAACATTTATCAGAAGTAGTAAAAACAGACCTAAAACAAATAATGTTGCTGTTACTGCTGTAATAGAAGCAATGTTAACAGTGATGTTTCTTTTAATACCTTTTAATGCATCTTTAAAAAATAAACTAAAATTGCTAATAATCATAATCGTAATTACATCTCTTTTCATCTGGTTCTAATATTCCGCCCTGAATACAATAACGTTGTTAAAGTATATTAATATTAATTATAACATGATAGAATACTTTTTACTTTAATAAATTTAGATGAAATTTCTATAATAAGTTAATATAATAAAAAGTTTGTAGTATTATATAATTTATAATTAATTTTATTAAAATTGTTTTTATTTAAGGTAAGATAAGTAAGGAAAGAGAAAAATATATAAAGTTCTAGGAGGTTAAATATAATGATTTATAAAATAATGTTTGATATGGCTTTTATATTTATTTGTATTGCAATTTCAGTTGTTATACTTTTTGCCAAAAGTGTTTTTATTGTAATTAAATCAAAAAAATTAATTAATAAGGGACAGGCACATAGAGCGATTGATATGTTATCAAGGAAAATAAGTAAAACAAATTCAATGGATTATCTTTTTTATACATATAGAGCTGATGCATATATAACAATAAAGAATTATAATAAGGCACTTTTGGATTTATGGGAGGCATCTAAAAAGTATACTAATATATTAAACTTTTTTTATGTTGGATATATATATTGTGAATTAGGACAATATGAAATAGCTAAAACATATTTTTTGAAGGCTACTAAGATTAAACCTAAGTCTCCAATAGCATATTCCTATCTAGGATGGTTTTACTATAAAACTAAGGATTATAATAAAGCATTACAAGCATTAAATAAATCCATAGAACTTAAAAATACTGGAGAATTTTATGCTTTAAATGATGCATATTTGAATTTTGCTAGAGTTTATACAGAACTTCACGAATACGATAAGGCAATTGATAGTGTTAAAAATGTACTAAAAGGTAAAAAAAAGAACTCAAAAGCATACATAATTTATGCTAATTTATTGAGAATTAAAGGAGACAATGCTGGGGCTAGAAAGTATGCTTTAAAGTCAATTGCAATTAATAAATATAATGAATTGCCATATAAGATTTTAGCTGAAATAGCTTTAGCTGAAGAAAATTATGATGAATTTTATAAGGAATTTAAACAATTTGTTAGCAAGAAAGGTATTGCTGTAAGAGAAGATGATATACAAGATGAAATTTATGATAAAGTTAGAAACGATGAAAAATTTAAAGAATTAATCAAAGAAAAAGAGGATATTATCTCATGGAAAGATTTAAATATTAAATTTGAAGACTATGAAGCATTAGCACTAGAAAGAAAGAGGAAAAAGGAAGAGTCTGTGATTAAGCTAAAAAAACCAGTTATTGTAATGATATTAATTACATGCGTGGCATTATATATTGTGAATAAGGTTATTTTTAGAAAGTAATGTATACACTGATAAATGAACTAAAAAAATATTTTATATCTTTACTTTAAGTTGTACAAATATAGCGTTGATAAAAAATGTTTAAATATAAATAAAGAAAGAAAATAAACGATAATAATGTATAAATATATATTATTTATGTATATGTTTACATTATTTGCAGATAAACTTTAAGGAGGATATAAATATGCCAAAAATTAAAAGTATTAAAGCAAGGACTTTATTATCAGTATTACCGGTAACAATAATATTACTAATTATATTGGTTGCTTCCAGCTATTATGTTTCAAAAAACATGCTAAGTAAGCAAATTGACTCTAAAATAAAAAATAATGCAAATGAACTTAAGGTATCTGTTGATTCTAAACTTCAATCTCACGCTATGGTGGCAAAAACTCTTGCTAAAACAGTAGAGACAAGTGGAAGTAATATGTCACAGGATGACTATAAGAACTTATTATCAAAATATATTTTATTAAATCATGATACTATGGGTGCAGGAGTTTGGTATGAACCTTCAAAATATAAAGGTGATATAAAGTATTTTGGACCATATGTGTACAAGCAAGGTAATAAAACTGAATATACAGATCAGTATATGTCAGAAGACTATTCATATCCTAATCAAGACTGGTATAAGGACGGAAAAAACAGTAATGGCAAAGTGTCATGGACGACTCCGTACTACGACAAATCAACTAATATGACTATGCTAACGACAACTGTTCCATTTTATGATGGAAACAACAATTTTATAGGTGAAACCACTGCTGATATAAATTTGAATGATCTTCAAAGTATAATGGGCGGTTTAAAAATAGGAGAATCCGGAAAAGCATTTTTATTGACTAAAGATGGTTATTATATAGCTGGGGTGGACAAGTCTGACATAATGAAAAAGAATGTTAAAAATGATAGCAAGTTTTCAGGTATATCAAAAAGTTTATTAAGTGGAAAAAGCGGTAATGGATATTATTATGATGGAAATGACAAAAGGGTTATTTATTATATCCCTATTGGAGAAACAAATTGGGTACTCGCTATAACTATGTCACAATCTGAAATATATGCACCACTTAGAAGTCTACTTACTACTTTAATTATATTGGGTTTAATAATGTTAGCTTTGATTTCAGCCGCTATAATTGTGTATAGTAATTATATAACTAAGAGTGTATCTGAAGTAAATAAACTTTCTGAAACTATTTCAGGAGGAGATTTAACACAAAGTATAGAGGTTAAATCAGAGGATGAATTGGGTCAAATGACAGAAAATTTGAATGTTATGTCTCAAAATTTGAGAAATGTGTTTAAGTCATTTTTGAATAGTCTTGATAATATTGTTGGTACGTCCGAGGAATTAACAGCAAGTGCTGGACAAACTGAATCGGCTGCAGGTCAGGTAGCGGTATCAATGCAGGATATTTCAAACCAGGTAAATTCTCAAGCGGATAATACGAAACAAATATCCAGCGAGGTAGAAGAAATAAATAGGTCAATTAAAAATATAAAAGATAATATGTCTGAAACTTCATCGCTTTCGGCATCGGCATCGACATCAGCTAAGAACGGAGATCAGATAATAAAGAATGCTATTGAGCAAATAAAAGAAATAACAACTTCAGTTAATGAAACAACTGGGATTGTCAATGAATTGGATGATAAGTCAAAGAAAATTAACGACATAATTTCAATTATAAATGATATATCGGAGCAGACTAATTTACTTGCATTAAATGCTTCAATTGAAGCTGCTAGAGCAGGAGAGGCTGGAAAAGGATTTGCTGTTGTTGCTGATGAAGTTGCAAAACTAGCAAATGAATCAAGTAAGTCAGCTGAGGAAATAGGCAAGTTAATACATGAGATTCAAGTTAAAATAACTAATACAGTAGACTTTATGGGTAAGGAAACTGCTGCGGTTAAGAAGGGTAATGAGTTAGTTGAAAGTGCTGGAAAATCATTTTATGAGATAGTAAATTCAGTAAATGATGTTTCATCTAAAATTAGTGAAATGGTAAATGAAGTTGATGCAATTTATGGAAGCTCTAATGGTATGACTAATAATGTTATGAATATTTCAAGTTCGGCAAATAAAACTTCAGATAATATACAAAATGTTGCTGCTGCATCAGAGGAACAATCCGCATTAATGAAGCAGATTTCGGAGGCAGCTGAGGGACTAACAAAGATAGTCGTTGAACTTCAGGAACACATAAGTAAATATAAAATTTAGGATTTTCTCTAAATGAAAAAGCGGCGAATTATGTAGAGTTCGCCGCCTTTTATTTTAAAATTTGTTTTTATATCATAGGTATTTTATGCACAAATTATTGTCCGTTTGCTTTTAAAACATTTGCCTGATGTACTGGATCTATTACAGGATTAGAGTGTCCTAAGGAATTATAAAAGTACATATCAGTATGTCCATCAAAACCATTATCAGTGATAGTTTCAACACCGTGAGGCATTCCTGTTAAGCTAACTGCCATTTGGTAATTCACGCCGTTTTTTGTAAAGTATAAAACCATAGGTCTTTTATGATCGTTAGCCCATGACCAGGAGCCATAAAGTGATTTCATAACATCAGTATCAGCAAGTGTTAATGGCTCTACATCACTATGATTTGATCCTTCCATGTATTTTATTTTAAAAGTTTTGTTAGTAGCTAAGTCTCTTAAAGTTCCCTCTGTAC is a window of Clostridium pasteurianum DNA encoding:
- a CDS encoding AraC family transcriptional regulator — its product is MNNKKGYLNRDFQLFHLKDKKSQSFEFHYHDFNKIIIFISGKVTYLIEGKAYYLKPWDILLVNNHDVHKPIIDPSETYERIIIWANSDFIEEHNYENCNLSTCFKLAREKSFNLVRLESKLQENIKFIINSLENSLSSEEFGSKLLSNSLFIQLIIYLNRVHLSHKYLGGKEALEYDRQIEKILKYINSNLGEELSIENLAQRFYMSKYYLMHKFKEETGYTLHNYVMQKRLLMSKDIIKSGETITAAYEQCGFNDYSCFFRAFKKMFNKSPREFAKEYII
- a CDS encoding SGNH/GDSL hydrolase family protein, which encodes MRKKLSCLLMIFIMFLTIQGTSDVLADELQNVKLNNYNATSKTADVTMPNSKENDDIYDKALLIGRFDTSDPAGPKFAWSNTTIKAKFKGTGISVNFKIIGDNWFDVIIDGQLKTPIYVSETTAFPMTLASGLKNEKHTLELVKRTEAFWGEVQFLGLTVTDGKLLDPPTPSSRRIMFIGDSITCGYGDEGTDPKQKAQEEHENSNLAYGALTAKNLGADSMIIGWSGIGILRDCDGHSSNVMPKRYDTIVPYTSNKLWDSNKWTPKVIVINLGTNDFSVDPKVSSPIPDKTAFTSAYSAFLDHIRSQYPKAYIYCAIGPMLSGDKLKIQREYVRDMVRSRKSAGDNRIHFIEFPIQNPHNGYGEEHHPSLKTHALMASQLTEQIKDDLGW
- a CDS encoding ATP-binding protein, producing the protein MFIQPPDFKARVEILKLYLKDKPCEGIEYKRIAKKLVKYSGADIKAICDVASENVIKIAMAKGKIIPITTKDINEAIKQVKPSTLEWLSTAENYATYSNQSGIYDDIIDYLKSAN
- a CDS encoding thioesterase II family protein, giving the protein MKLFCLPYAGGSKSIYYKWKNQVDHNIKLKPIELKGRGVRYGEGFYTDFEEAVNDIYSKIKDEIIDDEYAIFGHSMGSLLAFELYYKIVDSGGKIPEHIFFSGYAAPHCARIKKPIHNLPDDEFMDEVIKLGGTPIEVVQNDELCKLVTPILKNDFRILELYEYKNRSNPIECDITVLNGSKDTLTFEELNGWKMHSLKNTRILTFEGNHFFINNNMKKIINLIETTLL
- a CDS encoding 4'-phosphopantetheinyl transferase family protein; protein product: MKIKRKKVDFNLSKERFNYFLTFMSKEEKDKILKYRRYEDSLRSLYGKLMLKDILNLDKIQLKYNKWGKPELMNNSRIHFNISHSSEWVIVGIAAKPIGVDIQKIDKIDLSIAKSCFSKDENEYILSLPSDEQKDAFFKLWTLKEAFIKAKGMGLYMPLDSFTIKMLNNKPVLHSDKNEKCQLSVQRVENDYYMSACVLEE
- a CDS encoding acetyl-CoA carboxylase biotin carboxyl carrier protein, translating into MNKYDFFKVVELITNSNISYIELKTDSLHIKALKEDCNKKFYSNLKIGDEICCTKEKSSIIQIKSLYVGVINIFKGETSDEYIKAGSKVKKGQILGSIMFLKIPINVVSPIDGIVTEVLAKNNEIVEYGQVLFKIKKI
- a CDS encoding C40 family peptidase, with translation MKKTKKIISLLFFLIAFAFIAPSMSSKADSLIPRTYLEISNGQAFPTNSEIRLRGWGLNASGIKAIDIYVDGKWKKTLVNGDHFGLPRPDVKQEYPEYPGADYSGYDYSMYLPDGDHTLRVWAIGNDNSKTYSEVTITVGTPTSLGEQLVRYAEQFIGVPYVYGGITPSGFDCSGLVLYCYAHFGISLPHYTGDQVKCGRVVTDLQPGDLLFFGSTSVPSHVAIFAGNGQMIESPHTGAYVRLVPIRGYSIAKRIF
- the ftsX gene encoding permease-like cell division protein FtsX; this encodes MKRDVITIMIISNFSLFFKDALKGIKRNITVNIASITAVTATLFVLGLFLLLLINVKIGINDFYSEPKVQVFLSNDITAEEQQKIYSTIKEADDVNDVTFQSKSKALAYLEKKTGIKAKDLLANSENNNEIANSYIIKVDKPDDISNIVFKIDPLKGVTEITHSENNVEKLLSITKLAKWIEAALFLIFSVVSLILINNTMKLSIYSRREEISIIKSLGATDWFIRWPFIFEGMIIGFLGGVAAVAAIYFVYNFAYIKVVSYTASIFMNFIAPSFILIIMSWSIIIISTIVCGVISMFGVKKL
- a CDS encoding tetratricopeptide repeat protein, with protein sequence MIYKIMFDMAFIFICIAISVVILFAKSVFIVIKSKKLINKGQAHRAIDMLSRKISKTNSMDYLFYTYRADAYITIKNYNKALLDLWEASKKYTNILNFFYVGYIYCELGQYEIAKTYFLKATKIKPKSPIAYSYLGWFYYKTKDYNKALQALNKSIELKNTGEFYALNDAYLNFARVYTELHEYDKAIDSVKNVLKGKKKNSKAYIIYANLLRIKGDNAGARKYALKSIAINKYNELPYKILAEIALAEENYDEFYKEFKQFVSKKGIAVREDDIQDEIYDKVRNDEKFKELIKEKEDIISWKDLNIKFEDYEALALERKRKKEESVIKLKKPVIVMILITCVALYIVNKVIFRK
- a CDS encoding methyl-accepting chemotaxis protein; the encoded protein is MPKIKSIKARTLLSVLPVTIILLIILVASSYYVSKNMLSKQIDSKIKNNANELKVSVDSKLQSHAMVAKTLAKTVETSGSNMSQDDYKNLLSKYILLNHDTMGAGVWYEPSKYKGDIKYFGPYVYKQGNKTEYTDQYMSEDYSYPNQDWYKDGKNSNGKVSWTTPYYDKSTNMTMLTTTVPFYDGNNNFIGETTADINLNDLQSIMGGLKIGESGKAFLLTKDGYYIAGVDKSDIMKKNVKNDSKFSGISKSLLSGKSGNGYYYDGNDKRVIYYIPIGETNWVLAITMSQSEIYAPLRSLLTTLIILGLIMLALISAAIIVYSNYITKSVSEVNKLSETISGGDLTQSIEVKSEDELGQMTENLNVMSQNLRNVFKSFLNSLDNIVGTSEELTASAGQTESAAGQVAVSMQDISNQVNSQADNTKQISSEVEEINRSIKNIKDNMSETSSLSASASTSAKNGDQIIKNAIEQIKEITTSVNETTGIVNELDDKSKKINDIISIINDISEQTNLLALNASIEAARAGEAGKGFAVVADEVAKLANESSKSAEEIGKLIHEIQVKITNTVDFMGKETAAVKKGNELVESAGKSFYEIVNSVNDVSSKISEMVNEVDAIYGSSNGMTNNVMNISSSANKTSDNIQNVAAASEEQSALMKQISEAAEGLTKIVVELQEHISKYKI